From Neobacillus sp. PS2-9, the proteins below share one genomic window:
- a CDS encoding DUF2249 domain-containing protein, with product MILDNRGLEPPQPMMRTLAALETLNENEVLTIINDRRPMFLYEQLEELGYKQRTEQQNDGSFKIEIFR from the coding sequence TTGATTTTAGATAATCGGGGGTTAGAACCCCCACAGCCAATGATGAGAACGTTAGCCGCTTTAGAAACATTGAATGAAAATGAGGTTTTAACAATAATAAATGATAGAAGACCCATGTTTCTTTACGAACAGTTGGAAGAATTGGGCTACAAGCAACGAACAGAACAACAAAATGACGGAAGTTTCAAGATTGAAATCTTCCGGTAA
- a CDS encoding Crp/Fnr family transcriptional regulator, with the protein MKIETIKKVLSEFSLFRELNDLELTKITDIAIARDWKKQSHVFLQGDPLENVYFIYDGKIKIYKSDINGKEQIVAIAKKGEMFPHVGFFRKGDYPAYAEVIEPSTLIAVPISKFESVLIDNPELCIKVFKVLGEKIVDLQNRLEEQILNNTYEQIIKLIIRLAQKHGQEKGDGTILLKSEFTNKDLANMIGTTRETISRTLTKMKKDELIEVDEEGNMIVDIEILMEEIHLI; encoded by the coding sequence ATGAAAATAGAAACAATTAAGAAAGTTCTTTCGGAATTCTCGCTTTTTCGAGAATTAAATGATCTGGAATTAACAAAAATAACTGACATCGCTATTGCACGAGATTGGAAAAAACAGAGCCATGTGTTCCTTCAAGGTGACCCGCTTGAAAATGTTTATTTTATTTATGATGGCAAAATTAAAATTTACAAAAGTGATATTAATGGGAAAGAACAAATTGTAGCCATAGCAAAAAAAGGAGAAATGTTTCCTCATGTTGGTTTTTTTAGAAAAGGAGATTACCCAGCTTATGCTGAAGTTATCGAACCATCAACACTAATTGCTGTTCCAATATCAAAATTTGAATCTGTACTTATAGATAACCCTGAACTATGTATTAAAGTGTTTAAGGTACTTGGTGAAAAAATTGTAGATTTACAAAACCGATTAGAAGAGCAAATTTTGAATAATACGTATGAACAGATTATCAAGCTAATCATTCGTCTAGCACAAAAGCACGGTCAAGAAAAAGGTGATGGAACCATTCTATTAAAATCAGAATTCACCAATAAAGATTTGGCCAACATGATTGGTACCACACGGGAAACTATCAGCCGAACACTTACTAAGATGAAAAAGGATGAATTAATCGAAGTAGATGAAGAAGGCAATATGATTGTTGACATAGAGATACTAATGGAAGAAATTCATTTAATCTAA
- a CDS encoding DEAD/DEAH box helicase: MYGKKSLQEMLIELKLKQDFKENIVTWHTIPEKPAQSVSLPDELNPVLKQSLKTKGIEQLYIHQKSAYEKTMGGKSIVAVTPTASGKTLCYNLPVLQSILQDPNSRALYLFPTKALAQDQKSEINEIIQAAGVNINSYTYDGDTPANIRQRVRQAGHVVITNPDMLHSAILPHHTKWVSLFENLKFIVIDELHTYRGVFGSHVANVIRRLKRICRYYGSNPVFICTSATIANPLELAEKLTEEKMCLIDNNGAPSGIKHFLFYNPPIVNKPLNIRRSATLEVRKIAGELLKNKIQTIIFARSRVRVEIILTYLQELVKNQLGDKSIMGYRGGYLPTERRKIEKGLRSGEIYGVVSTNALELGVDIGQLQVCIMTGYPGTISSAWQQAGRAGRRHGEALVIMVASSSPLDQYIIQNPAYFLEKSPETARINPDNLIILIDHMKCAAYELPFKAGEQFGTVGTEELLEYLTEERVLYRNGDKWFWMNDSFPAHNISLRSASQENVIIVDQSDVANVKVIGEMDRFSAMTLLHDEAIYLHQGNQYQVEKLDWEEKKAFVREVDVDYFTDANLAVQLKVLEVDKLIPLQQAEIGFGDVSVRAMATIFKKIKFETHENIGSGPIHLPEEELHTNAAWISLNRPLGEMGHERLEQGLIGTAHALRSIAPLFVMADPQDIHVIPQVKADHNEKPTIFFYDRYPGGIGLSEKLYTGMSKVFIETKNMINRCQCESGCPSCIGTDTVSETAKKDALNILEAFLRVSGIDKDVEPCL, encoded by the coding sequence ATGTATGGAAAGAAAAGCCTGCAAGAAATGTTAATAGAATTGAAATTAAAACAAGATTTTAAAGAAAATATTGTTACTTGGCATACGATCCCGGAAAAACCAGCACAATCTGTTTCACTACCAGATGAGTTGAACCCGGTGTTGAAACAATCATTAAAAACAAAGGGAATAGAGCAGCTATATATCCATCAAAAATCAGCCTATGAGAAAACTATGGGTGGGAAAAGTATCGTTGCTGTTACACCGACGGCTTCAGGGAAAACCCTTTGCTATAACCTCCCAGTTCTCCAATCGATTCTACAGGATCCTAATTCGAGAGCATTGTATTTATTCCCTACGAAAGCACTCGCCCAGGACCAAAAAAGTGAAATAAATGAAATTATTCAAGCAGCAGGGGTAAATATAAATAGTTATACCTATGATGGTGATACACCTGCTAATATTCGCCAAAGGGTAAGACAGGCTGGACATGTAGTGATTACAAATCCTGATATGCTTCACTCAGCGATCCTCCCACATCACACAAAATGGGTGTCTCTTTTTGAAAACCTAAAATTCATTGTTATTGATGAACTCCATACATATCGTGGAGTGTTTGGAAGTCATGTTGCCAATGTAATTAGAAGATTGAAGAGAATTTGTCGTTACTACGGAAGCAACCCAGTTTTTATTTGTACATCTGCAACCATAGCAAATCCATTAGAACTAGCGGAGAAATTAACAGAAGAAAAAATGTGTCTTATTGATAATAACGGTGCACCAAGCGGTATAAAGCATTTTCTCTTTTATAATCCCCCCATTGTAAACAAGCCGTTAAATATTAGAAGAAGTGCAACTCTGGAGGTTCGAAAAATAGCGGGAGAATTGTTGAAAAATAAAATTCAAACGATTATTTTTGCAAGAAGTAGAGTAAGAGTTGAGATCATCCTGACATACTTGCAGGAGTTGGTAAAGAATCAGTTAGGGGACAAGTCCATAATGGGCTATCGAGGAGGATATCTTCCAACAGAAAGAAGAAAAATTGAGAAGGGGCTGCGCTCAGGAGAGATATACGGTGTTGTCAGCACAAATGCACTTGAATTAGGGGTTGATATTGGTCAACTCCAGGTCTGCATTATGACTGGTTATCCAGGAACCATTTCCAGCGCTTGGCAGCAGGCAGGAAGGGCAGGAAGACGTCACGGAGAAGCTCTTGTTATTATGGTGGCGAGTTCAAGTCCACTTGATCAATATATCATTCAGAACCCTGCATACTTTTTGGAAAAGAGCCCAGAGACAGCTAGGATAAATCCTGATAACCTGATTATCTTGATTGACCATATGAAATGCGCTGCCTACGAGCTGCCATTTAAAGCGGGAGAACAGTTTGGTACTGTTGGGACTGAAGAACTTTTGGAGTATTTAACAGAGGAAAGAGTTTTATATCGGAATGGGGATAAATGGTTCTGGATGAATGATTCATTCCCTGCACATAATATTAGTTTGCGATCGGCATCTCAAGAGAATGTGATAATTGTAGATCAATCGGATGTGGCAAATGTGAAAGTAATTGGAGAAATGGACCGTTTCTCGGCCATGACACTCCTACATGATGAGGCTATCTATCTGCATCAAGGTAACCAGTACCAAGTAGAAAAATTGGATTGGGAAGAAAAGAAGGCGTTCGTGAGGGAAGTGGACGTTGACTATTTTACAGATGCTAATTTAGCCGTTCAATTAAAAGTATTAGAAGTGGACAAACTTATACCATTGCAGCAGGCAGAAATAGGTTTTGGTGATGTAAGTGTAAGGGCTATGGCAACAATTTTTAAAAAAATCAAATTTGAAACACACGAAAATATAGGCTCCGGACCCATCCATCTTCCAGAAGAGGAGCTTCATACGAATGCGGCTTGGATTTCACTAAATAGACCACTTGGCGAAATGGGACATGAGCGGCTTGAACAAGGTCTGATTGGTACTGCACATGCACTGAGGTCCATCGCACCACTGTTTGTAATGGCTGACCCTCAAGACATCCATGTGATTCCACAAGTAAAAGCGGATCATAATGAAAAGCCAACCATATTTTTCTATGATCGTTATCCCGGTGGAATAGGCTTAAGTGAAAAATTATACACTGGCATGTCTAAGGTGTTCATAGAAACAAAAAATATGATTAATCGGTGTCAATGTGAATCAGGATGTCCATCGTGTATTGGAACAGATACAGTAAGTGAGACAGCTAAAAAGGATGCCTTAAACATTCTTGAAGCATTCCTTCGTGTTTCTGGAATTGACAAGGATGTGGAGCCATGTCTTTAA
- a CDS encoding DUF1273 domain-containing protein: MKVLAISGYKPFELGIFKKDHPSVQYIKAAFKKALIPMMEQGLEWVLISGQLGAELWAAEVLFDLQTEYPGIKLAVITPFLDQQASWNENNKEWYESVLARADFIDSVTKKGYEKPWQFRLKNQFFIEKSDGLLLFFDLEKEGSPKYLYEMAIQFQKNHEYPAELITFYDLQTIVEEEQLKQMDF; encoded by the coding sequence ATAAAAGTGCTTGCGATTTCAGGATATAAACCATTTGAATTAGGAATTTTTAAGAAGGATCACCCATCTGTCCAATATATTAAAGCGGCTTTTAAGAAGGCTTTAATACCAATGATGGAACAAGGATTAGAATGGGTATTAATTAGTGGACAATTGGGAGCTGAATTATGGGCGGCCGAAGTTTTGTTTGATTTACAAACCGAATATCCTGGGATAAAACTGGCAGTCATCACCCCTTTCCTTGACCAGCAAGCATCTTGGAATGAAAATAATAAAGAATGGTACGAATCCGTTCTAGCAAGAGCAGATTTTATTGATTCTGTAACAAAAAAGGGATATGAAAAACCATGGCAATTTAGATTAAAAAATCAATTTTTTATTGAAAAGAGCGACGGTCTTCTCCTGTTTTTTGATCTGGAAAAAGAGGGAAGCCCTAAATACCTGTATGAAATGGCTATACAATTTCAAAAAAATCACGAGTACCCTGCAGAGTTAATTACGTTTTACGATTTACAAACGATTGTCGAAGAAGAACAATTAAAACAAATGGATTTTTAG
- a CDS encoding ribonuclease H-like domain-containing protein, translated as MSLKNKLKRLKPHLSAGVTGEVNKPLPTEIPVKEVPYRERWEQEGVFPYFMDQDFCLIREVKYPLSQKHGQYCFRDFLTAVDVWNKQSINHPLSAKGHNAEELFFFDTETTGLGGGVGNTIFLLGYASFSGEELILRQHILPHPGAEVPLYQSFLENVNYKTLVTYNGKSFDWPQVKTRHMLVREHVPKLPKFGHFDLFHAARRLWKHKLERLKLSIVEKEVLGVERIDDIPGFLAPMIYFDFIESNQPEGMLGILKHNEIDILSLVTLYTHLTFQLCGIDKNQTRAETYEVGRWFSTLGEKQEAEKVLTKLTTERDVTSFQAKLTLAFQLKQEGNWEQARILFEDVVESGVEEMMLKACVELAKIFEHRQKEFRRAIEYCQKAIYLRNQSKNLKSLKGQISLEQLENRFKRLERKFAKFPR; from the coding sequence ATGTCTTTAAAAAACAAGTTGAAACGGCTAAAACCTCATTTATCAGCAGGAGTAACAGGAGAGGTTAATAAACCTCTTCCAACGGAGATCCCAGTCAAAGAAGTTCCTTACAGGGAACGATGGGAGCAAGAAGGTGTTTTTCCGTATTTTATGGACCAGGATTTCTGTTTAATTAGAGAAGTGAAATATCCACTTTCCCAGAAGCATGGACAATACTGTTTTCGTGATTTTCTTACCGCTGTTGATGTATGGAATAAGCAGTCTATTAATCATCCCTTGTCAGCAAAAGGACATAACGCGGAGGAATTATTCTTTTTTGACACAGAGACAACAGGTCTTGGCGGTGGAGTGGGGAATACAATTTTTTTGCTTGGATATGCTAGTTTTTCTGGAGAAGAGCTGATTTTGAGGCAACATATTCTTCCTCATCCGGGAGCGGAGGTGCCTTTATACCAAAGCTTTTTGGAAAACGTCAATTATAAAACATTAGTTACCTATAATGGGAAATCGTTTGATTGGCCACAGGTGAAAACAAGACACATGCTTGTGAGAGAGCATGTACCAAAGTTACCGAAATTTGGACACTTTGATTTATTTCATGCTGCAAGAAGGCTATGGAAGCACAAATTGGAGCGCTTAAAATTGTCAATTGTTGAAAAAGAGGTATTGGGTGTTGAAAGGATCGATGATATTCCAGGATTTTTAGCACCGATGATATATTTTGATTTTATTGAAAGCAATCAACCTGAAGGGATGCTTGGTATATTAAAACATAATGAGATAGACATCCTTTCGCTCGTTACTTTGTATACCCATTTAACCTTTCAATTGTGTGGAATCGATAAAAATCAGACAAGGGCTGAAACATATGAGGTGGGTCGTTGGTTTTCCACCTTAGGAGAGAAGCAGGAAGCTGAAAAAGTATTGACCAAGCTTACTACAGAAAGAGATGTTACGTCATTTCAAGCAAAGCTTACCCTTGCGTTTCAATTGAAACAAGAAGGTAATTGGGAGCAAGCTCGGATATTGTTCGAGGATGTTGTTGAATCCGGTGTAGAAGAGATGATGTTAAAAGCTTGTGTAGAGTTAGCGAAAATTTTTGAACATAGACAAAAAGAGTTCCGACGTGCAATTGAATATTGCCAAAAAGCGATTTACCTACGAAATCAATCGAAAAATCTAAAGTCTTTGAAGGGACAAATATCCTTGGAGCAGCTTGAAAACAGGTTTAAACGTTTAGAACGAAAATTTGCGAAATTTCCCAGGTAA
- the hcp gene encoding hydroxylamine reductase, whose product MFCYQCEQTPSGGCKVIGVCGKDETIASLQDTIIFGLKGIAAYRTHANQLGYTDAFVDATTHEALYLTLTNSNFNVQEHIDMAMKVGQAAVRVMGMLDEAHTNRLGIPEPIRVSQNKIEGKCIVVTGHNLFALEELLKQTEGMGINIYTHSEMLPAHGYPALKKYTHLKGNIGKAWYDQRRLFEAFPGAILATTNCVMPIKGTYADRMFTYEVAGLENVEKIVNDDFSPLIEKALELPEAAVDSNETLLTGFHHETVLGLAPEVIEAVKTGKIKRFFVIAGCDAPGHGGDYYRELATSLPPEAVILTTSCGKFRFNDVDYGVVPGTNIPRYIDLGQCNNSGSTVKIAMALADAFECEINELPVSIVLSWFEQKAVAILLGLFSLGIRDIRIGPKPPEFISEGVLQVLQETFNLKLIGTAKEDMEEMLQLAVK is encoded by the coding sequence ATGTTCTGTTATCAATGTGAACAAACACCATCAGGTGGTTGTAAAGTTATTGGAGTATGTGGAAAAGATGAAACCATTGCCAGTTTACAAGATACGATTATTTTTGGATTAAAAGGTATAGCAGCCTATCGAACACATGCTAACCAACTAGGATATACAGATGCTTTTGTAGATGCAACCACACATGAAGCATTATACTTAACGTTAACCAATTCTAACTTTAACGTGCAGGAACATATCGACATGGCGATGAAAGTAGGGCAGGCAGCTGTCCGTGTGATGGGAATGCTTGATGAAGCCCATACAAATCGTCTAGGCATTCCAGAACCTATCCGTGTAAGTCAAAACAAAATTGAGGGGAAATGTATTGTTGTTACTGGACATAACCTTTTTGCATTAGAAGAGTTATTAAAGCAAACAGAAGGAATGGGCATAAATATATATACCCACTCTGAAATGCTGCCCGCTCATGGTTATCCTGCATTAAAGAAATATACCCATTTAAAAGGTAATATCGGTAAAGCATGGTATGATCAGCGCCGCCTTTTTGAGGCATTTCCTGGAGCTATCCTGGCAACTACAAACTGTGTTATGCCTATTAAAGGGACTTATGCGGATAGAATGTTTACATATGAAGTGGCCGGACTAGAGAATGTAGAAAAAATTGTGAACGATGACTTTTCTCCTTTAATTGAGAAAGCATTAGAGCTTCCTGAAGCGGCAGTAGATTCTAATGAAACATTACTAACAGGGTTTCATCATGAAACTGTTTTAGGCTTGGCACCTGAAGTAATAGAGGCGGTAAAAACAGGGAAGATTAAGCGGTTCTTTGTTATTGCTGGATGTGATGCTCCTGGGCATGGAGGGGATTATTACCGTGAACTGGCAACATCCCTGCCACCAGAAGCAGTTATTTTAACCACCTCTTGTGGAAAATTCCGCTTTAATGATGTGGATTATGGGGTTGTTCCTGGGACAAATATTCCAAGATACATCGATCTTGGGCAATGTAATAACTCCGGTTCAACGGTGAAAATTGCAATGGCATTAGCTGATGCCTTTGAATGTGAAATTAACGAGCTTCCAGTAAGTATTGTATTATCCTGGTTTGAACAAAAAGCGGTTGCTATTCTGCTTGGGCTTTTCAGCTTAGGTATCCGAGATATCCGCATTGGACCTAAGCCGCCAGAATTTATTTCTGAAGGAGTTCTTCAAGTCCTCCAAGAAACATTTAACTTAAAATTAATAGGTACGGCAAAAGAAGATATGGAAGAAATGCTTCAGCTTGCTGTAAAATAA
- a CDS encoding metal-sulfur cluster assembly factor, whose protein sequence is MIVKEKVLEALKSVYDPELNINVVDLGLIYNVEVSDEADVTITMTLTTPGCPLHDSITTGVRYSVQGLEETRNVEVNLVWEPAWSPEKMTPEGLKLLGR, encoded by the coding sequence ATGATTGTAAAAGAAAAAGTCCTAGAAGCATTAAAAAGTGTCTACGATCCAGAATTAAATATCAATGTGGTTGACCTTGGATTAATATATAATGTTGAAGTTTCTGATGAAGCCGATGTTACGATTACCATGACATTAACAACACCTGGCTGCCCGTTGCATGATAGCATCACAACAGGTGTCCGATATAGTGTTCAAGGACTGGAAGAAACAAGAAATGTGGAAGTTAATCTTGTTTGGGAACCAGCATGGTCCCCAGAAAAAATGACACCAGAAGGTCTAAAACTATTAGGACGTTAA
- a CDS encoding ATP-dependent DNA helicase: protein MQNRMPFEISKTESFYDKLSEWIGDLFYDILPEAGFELRDEQIFMAFQLEKAFKDKKIMFAEAGVGTGKTIVYLLYSIMYARYTNRPAVIACADETLIEQLVKKEGDIAKLEKVLGLNIDVRLAKSRDQYLCLKKLDQVRNNDFSDDISEIYEKLPDFVHTGSSMQAFEKYGDRREFPSLSDDKWSHVNWDSLQDCFSCEKRHRCGLTLHREYYRHSTDLIICSHDFYMEHVWTKESRKREGQLPLLPEHSSVVFDEGHLLEYAAQKALSYRFTDYTLETLLTRLMENEVREKTLYTIDEALLENEAFFNTITQFSSQSIGSEKQIITKHPLVMKSCRKLLSTLQTLEEELVFESELYVINEYDLRIVEEYLEQITYSLSLFLQELNGITWFEENRGERTLVIMPKMVEEVMREEVFSQKKPFIFSSATLANQKSFDYIAKSLGVQDYLSFSVSSPFDYDEKMKIYLPRFLPGNFVEKTKYLVKMIQKTEGRALILLNNKEELTYLKSKLLGAVPYPIYFEGDEEISTLVSKFQNEEQAILCSIHLWEGLDIPGRSLENVFIYSLPYPPNDPVFTAKREGVAHPFEEVDLPYMLLRLRQGIGRLIRSETDEGMVHILLDENIDSEVLQKVKNALPTEAKEQ from the coding sequence ATGCAAAATCGGATGCCGTTTGAAATCTCAAAAACAGAATCCTTTTATGACAAATTAAGTGAATGGATTGGCGATTTATTTTATGATATATTGCCAGAAGCTGGCTTTGAATTAAGGGATGAGCAAATTTTCATGGCTTTTCAATTAGAAAAAGCGTTCAAGGACAAAAAAATAATGTTTGCTGAAGCCGGTGTAGGAACAGGAAAAACGATTGTTTATTTACTTTATTCGATTATGTACGCTCGGTATACCAATAGACCCGCAGTGATTGCTTGTGCAGATGAAACATTGATTGAACAGCTTGTGAAAAAAGAGGGCGACATTGCGAAACTGGAAAAAGTACTTGGATTAAATATCGATGTTCGCTTGGCAAAATCAAGGGATCAGTATTTATGTTTAAAGAAGCTTGATCAAGTGAGGAATAATGACTTTTCAGATGATATTTCTGAAATCTATGAGAAATTACCTGATTTTGTTCACACAGGAAGTTCGATGCAAGCGTTTGAGAAATATGGTGACAGAAGGGAGTTTCCAAGTCTTTCTGATGATAAATGGAGTCATGTTAATTGGGATTCCCTACAAGATTGTTTTTCCTGTGAAAAACGCCATCGATGTGGTCTGACATTACACCGTGAATATTATCGTCATTCAACAGATCTAATTATCTGTTCCCATGATTTTTATATGGAACACGTTTGGACGAAAGAATCACGAAAACGAGAAGGACAGCTCCCATTATTACCTGAACATTCATCTGTTGTTTTTGATGAAGGACACTTACTTGAATATGCCGCACAAAAGGCATTAAGTTACCGCTTTACCGATTACACATTGGAAACACTGTTAACTAGGTTAATGGAAAACGAAGTACGTGAAAAGACATTGTATACGATTGATGAGGCTTTACTAGAGAATGAAGCATTTTTTAACACCATTACACAATTTTCCTCTCAATCAATAGGCTCAGAAAAACAAATAATTACTAAACATCCATTAGTAATGAAATCTTGTAGAAAACTGCTCTCGACTCTTCAAACGCTAGAAGAAGAGTTGGTTTTTGAAAGTGAATTATATGTTATTAATGAATATGACTTAAGAATTGTAGAGGAGTATTTAGAACAAATTACGTACTCTTTATCACTTTTTCTACAAGAATTAAACGGAATTACTTGGTTTGAAGAGAACAGAGGTGAACGGACACTTGTCATTATGCCAAAAATGGTTGAAGAAGTGATGAGAGAAGAGGTATTTTCACAGAAGAAACCGTTTATTTTCTCTTCAGCAACACTGGCTAATCAAAAATCCTTTGATTATATTGCTAAAAGTCTTGGTGTACAGGACTACCTGTCATTTTCTGTTTCATCGCCATTTGATTATGATGAAAAAATGAAAATCTATCTCCCGCGGTTTTTACCTGGCAATTTTGTTGAAAAAACAAAATACCTAGTAAAAATGATTCAGAAAACCGAGGGTCGTGCACTTATCCTTTTAAATAATAAAGAAGAACTGACCTACTTGAAAAGTAAGCTATTAGGGGCTGTTCCATATCCAATTTATTTTGAAGGTGATGAAGAGATAAGTACGCTTGTTTCCAAGTTTCAAAATGAAGAGCAGGCAATTCTATGTTCTATTCATCTTTGGGAAGGACTTGACATCCCAGGAAGATCACTTGAAAACGTGTTTATCTATTCCCTACCATATCCACCTAATGATCCTGTTTTTACTGCAAAAAGAGAAGGAGTTGCTCATCCGTTTGAAGAGGTGGACTTACCTTATATGCTCCTTCGCCTGCGTCAGGGAATAGGACGTTTAATCAGGAGTGAAACCGACGAGGGAATGGTGCACATCCTATTAGATGAAAACATCGATTCTGAGGTATTACAAAAAGTTAAGAATGCATTGCCTACGGAAGCAAAAGAACAATAA
- the gpsB gene encoding cell division regulator GpsB codes for MLSDKVKLTAKDILEKEFKTGVRGYKQEDVDKFLDLIIKDYETFHQEIEDLQQENLRLRKQVEDSSKRQPVAQPAGTTNFDILKRLSNLEKHVFGNKLYD; via the coding sequence ATGCTTTCCGATAAAGTTAAGTTAACAGCTAAGGATATTTTAGAAAAAGAGTTCAAGACTGGTGTACGTGGTTATAAACAAGAAGACGTTGATAAATTTTTAGATTTAATAATTAAGGATTATGAAACTTTTCATCAGGAAATCGAGGATTTACAGCAAGAAAATCTTAGACTTCGTAAACAAGTAGAAGATAGTTCGAAAAGACAGCCAGTGGCACAACCTGCTGGAACGACGAACTTCGATATTTTAAAGCGATTATCTAACTTAGAAAAACATGTTTTTGGCAATAAACTCTACGATTAA
- a CDS encoding class I SAM-dependent RNA methyltransferase: MEKYQLIATAAMGLEALVAKEVRSLGYDCEVENGKVIYTGDESAIARSNLWLRTADRIKIKVGEFKAYTFDELFEKTKSLPWEQFLPEDAEFPVIGKSVKSKLFSVSDCQAIVKKAVVERLKKHYKRSTWFEESGALYRIEVALLKDVATITIDASGQGLHKRGYRIDQGEAPLKETLAAALVMLTNWKADRPFMDPFCGSGTIPIEAAMIGQNIAPGFNREFVSEGWNWIPQKVWDVARSEAEDLAKYDQPLDILGTDIDHRMVKVAQENAFEAGFGDLIQFKQMQVRDISTTKEYGVIVGNPPYGERLGEKKAVEQMYKEMGQALSKLDTWSIYILTSNEEFEQFYGKPATKKRKLFNGFIRTDLYQYWGKRPPRQEE, from the coding sequence ATGGAAAAATATCAATTAATCGCCACTGCGGCAATGGGGCTTGAAGCACTAGTTGCAAAAGAAGTTAGGTCATTAGGGTATGACTGTGAGGTTGAAAATGGAAAGGTAATCTACACTGGAGATGAATCTGCGATTGCGCGCAGTAATTTATGGCTGAGAACAGCAGACCGAATAAAAATTAAGGTTGGAGAATTTAAGGCCTATACCTTTGATGAATTATTCGAGAAGACAAAATCACTTCCATGGGAACAATTCCTTCCAGAGGATGCTGAATTTCCTGTTATTGGTAAATCAGTCAAATCGAAGCTATTTAGTGTTTCGGACTGCCAGGCAATTGTTAAAAAAGCTGTTGTCGAACGGCTGAAAAAACATTATAAGCGAAGCACCTGGTTTGAAGAAAGTGGTGCTCTTTACCGCATTGAAGTTGCTTTGCTTAAGGATGTTGCAACCATAACAATTGATGCTAGCGGCCAGGGTCTTCATAAACGAGGTTACCGTATTGATCAAGGGGAGGCTCCGTTAAAGGAGACGCTTGCAGCTGCTCTTGTTATGCTTACAAATTGGAAAGCTGACCGACCGTTCATGGATCCATTTTGCGGCTCAGGAACGATTCCAATTGAAGCTGCCATGATTGGGCAAAATATAGCACCAGGCTTTAATAGAGAATTTGTTTCGGAAGGCTGGAATTGGATCCCTCAGAAGGTATGGGATGTGGCACGGAGTGAAGCGGAAGATTTGGCGAAGTATGATCAGCCTTTAGATATTTTAGGTACAGATATTGATCACCGAATGGTAAAAGTCGCCCAAGAGAACGCTTTTGAGGCTGGTTTTGGGGACCTCATTCAATTTAAGCAAATGCAAGTAAGAGATATCTCTACAACGAAGGAATATGGAGTAATAGTAGGAAATCCTCCTTACGGGGAAAGACTGGGGGAAAAGAAGGCTGTTGAACAAATGTATAAAGAAATGGGTCAAGCACTTAGTAAGCTAGATACATGGTCCATTTATATTTTGACATCTAATGAAGAGTTTGAGCAATTTTACGGAAAACCAGCTACAAAGAAAAGAAAACTTTTCAATGGTTTTATTAGAACAGATCTATATCAATACTGGGGAAAGCGTCCACCAAGACAAGAGGAATAG
- a CDS encoding CotD family spore coat protein, with translation MYLGTNFMPPVIHPTQQIVNHTFSTTVVPHIHPVHTTTVNHHMYQHKHFCPQTASCCEEECNQHINCCNPCAPVMPAAMPAPNAVPNMLPGMGAPGGPGFGPGGPGFGPGGPGFGPGGPGFGPGAPGFAPGPFMGPRP, from the coding sequence ATGTATTTAGGAACTAATTTTATGCCGCCAGTCATTCATCCGACACAACAAATTGTGAACCACACTTTTTCAACAACGGTGGTGCCACATATTCATCCAGTACACACTACAACGGTAAATCACCATATGTACCAACATAAACACTTCTGCCCACAAACAGCATCATGTTGCGAAGAGGAATGTAATCAGCATATTAACTGCTGTAATCCATGTGCACCAGTTATGCCGGCAGCAATGCCTGCTCCAAATGCCGTGCCAAATATGCTACCAGGTATGGGAGCTCCAGGAGGCCCAGGTTTTGGACCAGGAGGCCCAGGCTTTGGACCAGGAGGCCCGGGATTTGGACCAGGAGGCCCAGGCTTTGGCCCAGGTGCCCCAGGCTTTGCACCAGGACCATTCATGGGACCTCGTCCCTAA